The sequence CCCGGGTGTCACAATCTTTCCCGTGGCATCCAAGATGGTAAATGAGCTTCCTCTGGATTTGGCTTCTTGTTCCGCTTGATCGTCCTTGCCGACGAAGATAATTCGATCATTCTCCAGAACAACCCCGCCACCCTCTATCAGATTGATCTCTGACATTTTGGATCCAGTTTTCGGCTGGTTAGTAGCTCCACTCATCGTAATAACTTGATTGGCATTTTTTATATAGATGACTTCACCCATGAAACTCACCTTTATCATCTAGCATGGGCATTTGAATACCTTTATTTTTAGCCGCCTGGATGGCTAGATCATAGCCCGCATCAGCATGGCGTACAATCCCCATCCCCGGATCCGTCGTCAGAACGCGCTCAAGCCTTTTCCCCGCCTCCTCTGTACCATCTGCCACGACCACCATCCCGGCATGTAAAGAATACCCCATTCCTACTCCTCCCCCATGATGGAAGGAAACCCAGCTCGCTCCCGCTGCCGTATTGACTAGGGCGTTTAGAATAGGCCAATCGGCTATGGCATCGCTTCCATCTTGCATCGCTTCCGTCTCACGATTGGGGGAGGCTACGGAGCCTGCATCCAAGTGATCACGGCCAATCACAATCGGAGCGCTTAATTCCCCGCTCGCCACCATGTCGTTGATGATTTTTCCGAACTTGGCACGCTCGCCGTAGCCTAACCAGCATATTCTAGCGGGAAGACCTTGAAAAGCAATCCGCTTTTGAGCCATCCGAATCCAGTGACAAAGATGCCTATTATCCGAAAACTCTCTTAAAATCACTTCATCTGTCTTATAAATATCCTGTGGATCGCCGGATAAGGCTACCCATCGAAAAGGACCCTTTCCTTCACAAAACTGAGGGCGAATATAAGCAGGGACAAATCCAGGAAAACTAAAAGCCTTTTCTACCCCTTCATCATAAGCCACTTGCCGAATGTTATTCCCATAGTCAAAAGCTATTGCTCCTCTATTCTTCATTTCCAAAATAGCCCTCACGTGATCGGCCATGCTTGCTTTAGACCGCTTCATATATTCGTCCGGCTCGGACTCGCGGAGCTTCGTTCCTTCCTCTAAGGTCACCCCTGCTGGCAGATACCCATGAAGAGGATCATGTGCTGACGTCTGGTCTGTAATAATATCCGGGATGAAGTTGCTCCTCAGCATCTCTGGAAGAATCTCAGCCGCATTGCCTATCAAGCCAATCGACAGAGGTCTTTTCTGTGCTTTCGCCTCAGTAGCCAGCACGATGGCATCATCTAGGGAATCCACCATAATATCACAGTATCTTGTTGCGATTCGTTTTTCAATCCGTGTCCTGTCCACTTCAATTCCTATTAAAATTCCATCATTCATCGTGACCGCTAAAGGTTGCGCTCCTCCCATGCCGCCTAGTCCGGCGGTTACCGTAATGGTCCCTTTCAGCGTCCCTGCGAAATGCTGTCTCGCACACTCAGCAAAAGTCTCGTATGTTCCCTGGACAATCCCCTGACTTCCAATATAAATCCAGCTTCCCGCCGTCATTTGCCCGAACATGATTAAGCCTTTTCGATCTAACTCATGGAACGTTTCCCAATTCGCCCAGGCTGGGACCAGATTGGAGTTAGCCAGGAGCACTCGCGGGGCGTCCTTATGCGTCTTGAAGACGGCTACAGGCTTTCCCGATTGAATGAGTAAGGTCTCTTCTTCTTTCAGATTCAATAGCGCTTCTACAATCCGATCGAATGCCGTCCAGTTCCTTGCCGCTTTTCCGATGCCACCATAGACGACAAGCTGCTGTGGATGTTCAGCGACCTCCTCATCTAGATTATTTAATAACATCCGCAGGGCAGCTTCTTGAATCCACCCTTTGGCATTTAATTGGGTACCTCTTGGAGCACGAATGGGCTTTCCTCTCATCTGGATCTCCCCTTTCAAAGCTTCCTACTTTACTATCTTACGATCAGAGACGAGCTGTTTATGTTATAGGGAAAATAAGTATCTAAATAGGAGAGCTTACCAAGGGTAGTGATAGCTTTATTAGGCCGGTATCAGCCAAAAACAGCCCAATCCTCGAGGGGATGGGCTGTTTTCTCCACTAGCTAAGACTCATTAAAATATTCAGTGGTCGCTCTATGTCCTGGAACCCAATCTCGGTGACACTTCTTCTTGAAGGGGCACTTGCTGCAATCCTTAAAAGACTTTGGTCTGGTGTAATCATCCGTGTTCTGCAACAGATCCTTTGTCAGGTGAAAATAGCCTACAGCCTCTATAATATCGTCGGCAACCGGATAGAAGACATACTCTTGACCTGACAAAAGATTCATGATTTCAATTCGCTCAGGCAATTTCTGAAAAGCTTTGTAGGAAAAGAGAGTCGCCATATGCTTATAGGTCTCATAGAAATCTTCTTCTACGTCGATCACATACTTTTTTAAAATAAAGGATTCTTCCGTCCACTCTGCCACCTGTAAGGTCATGGATAAATCGATCTCTAACTCTTCCACACTGGTTTTAAACTTCTCATACATGAATAAGGGTGGATTTGCCTTTCTTTCTCTCGACAAGAAGCTAATAAGATGATTCGTAACAGATCCTAGCACGTGGAAGTAATGTTCTCTTGAATGGAATAAATCCACCTTCTTCACCCAATATCGCTGAAGCAACTCTAGAATTCTGATCGATGAGCGGCTATGTTCTGGGGATTGATAGTAATCGCGGATGACTTGACCCACCGTCTGTTGAACGGTATGCCGCCAAGTTTGGTAGAGCGGGGCGTGCCCTAACAAGTGGCGGTAATAAAACTGGTGAGAACACCGCATGAATTCCTCAAGATGATAGTCCGCAATAGTCTTAATCGAGACAACGGGCTTTTTATCCATTCCCTTTCCACCTACCCAATACTTAACAACTGTGCAGCAAATTTCCGGCCAAAGTCCTTACATTGCTCTTCTTCTGCACTCGTTGGAGACATTTCAATTTTAAGTCCTTCCTGAACTAGCTCCGCCCCACACTCTTGCAGCTTATTCTCCAGGATATCAACAGCCGCACAAAAATGCAGATAAGCGTGATCACCTGAACCGAATACGGCTGCTTTTTTACCCGTAAGATTAGTAGCATCCATATCATCGTAAAAATCTAAAAAGTCATCAGGTAATTCACCGTCTCCCCATGTGTAAGCGCCTAAGATGATGCCATCATACTCTAATAGGTCCTTGGCAGTAGCATCGAATATCTCTTTTATATCTACTTCTTTACCCGCTTGTTTTATACCCTCAGCTACAAGATGGGCGATCCCCTCTGTATTCCCTGACATGCTTGCAAACACTAAAAGAACCTTATTCATATTTCCGCCTCCTATGTATGTTGTTTGCTTATATTAGTGATAACGATTTTCATTATCTATATAATACATGGTAATGATAATTATTGTCAACAGTAAAAGTCATTCTGAGGCTGACTCGCCCACCCTCCCCCGAAAATAACCGGAGAAAGTTCCGCTATTCCCCCCAACTCACCAAAAACAGCCAAAATAGCGGAACGAATTCCG is a genomic window of Ammoniphilus sp. CFH 90114 containing:
- the hutU gene encoding urocanate hydratase, whose product is MRGKPIRAPRGTQLNAKGWIQEAALRMLLNNLDEEVAEHPQQLVVYGGIGKAARNWTAFDRIVEALLNLKEEETLLIQSGKPVAVFKTHKDAPRVLLANSNLVPAWANWETFHELDRKGLIMFGQMTAGSWIYIGSQGIVQGTYETFAECARQHFAGTLKGTITVTAGLGGMGGAQPLAVTMNDGILIGIEVDRTRIEKRIATRYCDIMVDSLDDAIVLATEAKAQKRPLSIGLIGNAAEILPEMLRSNFIPDIITDQTSAHDPLHGYLPAGVTLEEGTKLRESEPDEYMKRSKASMADHVRAILEMKNRGAIAFDYGNNIRQVAYDEGVEKAFSFPGFVPAYIRPQFCEGKGPFRWVALSGDPQDIYKTDEVILREFSDNRHLCHWIRMAQKRIAFQGLPARICWLGYGERAKFGKIINDMVASGELSAPIVIGRDHLDAGSVASPNRETEAMQDGSDAIADWPILNALVNTAAGASWVSFHHGGGVGMGYSLHAGMVVVADGTEEAGKRLERVLTTDPGMGIVRHADAGYDLAIQAAKNKGIQMPMLDDKGEFHG
- a CDS encoding flavodoxin, whose translation is MNKVLLVFASMSGNTEGIAHLVAEGIKQAGKEVDIKEIFDATAKDLLEYDGIILGAYTWGDGELPDDFLDFYDDMDATNLTGKKAAVFGSGDHAYLHFCAAVDILENKLQECGAELVQEGLKIEMSPTSAEEEQCKDFGRKFAAQLLSIG